A single window of Oerskovia paurometabola DNA harbors:
- a CDS encoding DUF4184 family protein, whose translation MPYTPVHALVSLPLAGRRARRALSPNLLLWALPAFAVGAMVPDAPLFLDVLVPGADELARPTHRLLGVVTVDLALALVFTALWVLVVRGPFLAALPRRSAPGPGAPARTAPPLAVAGAVVGFAVAGTLTHILWDDFTHLRGTAVQTWDVLRTPVAGVMAYKYLQHGSSLVGCVTITALTVRWWRRAEPVAQPQHLRSAVLAVCAGATVGMVGAVVRLVATDHAVTAFSLARLAATYPVLGAGVGLVVWATVRTASRRRDGRSSALGVAAGAPRG comes from the coding sequence GTGCCGTACACCCCCGTCCACGCCCTGGTGTCCCTCCCCCTGGCGGGTCGCCGTGCGCGGCGCGCACTCTCGCCGAACCTGCTCCTGTGGGCACTGCCAGCCTTCGCGGTCGGCGCGATGGTGCCCGACGCCCCGCTCTTCCTCGACGTCCTGGTCCCGGGCGCCGACGAGCTGGCCCGTCCCACGCACCGCCTGCTGGGGGTCGTGACCGTGGACCTCGCTCTCGCGCTCGTGTTCACCGCGCTGTGGGTGCTCGTCGTCCGCGGACCGTTCTTGGCCGCGCTCCCCCGCCGGTCCGCGCCCGGACCCGGTGCGCCGGCGCGCACCGCTCCCCCGCTCGCGGTCGCAGGGGCCGTCGTCGGGTTCGCCGTGGCGGGCACGCTCACGCACATCCTCTGGGACGACTTCACGCACCTGCGCGGCACCGCGGTCCAGACGTGGGACGTCCTGCGCACGCCCGTCGCGGGCGTGATGGCCTACAAGTACCTCCAGCACGGGAGCTCGCTCGTCGGCTGCGTGACGATCACGGCCCTCACGGTGCGCTGGTGGCGACGCGCGGAGCCGGTCGCGCAGCCGCAGCACCTGCGCTCCGCGGTGCTCGCCGTGTGCGCGGGGGCGACGGTCGGGATGGTCGGGGCAGTGGTGCGCCTCGTCGCGACCGACCATGCCGTGACCGCCTTCTCCCTCGCCCGCCTGGCCGCGACCTACCCCGTGCTCGGCGCGGGGGTCGGCCTGGTCGTCTGGGCCACCGTCCGGACGGCCTCGCGGCGCAGGGACGGACGTTCCTCCGCCCTGGGCGTCGCAGCGGGCGCCCCGCGGGGATGA
- the thrS gene encoding threonine--tRNA ligase codes for MSDVLSSPLSITLDGERTTVETGTTGLDLFQGRRDVVVLRVNGQLKDLDTAVAEGDEVEGVTIDSPDGLDVLRHSAAHVLAQAVQQVNPDAKLGIGPPIRDGFYYDFDVETPFTPDDLKALDKAMARIVKDGQTFRRRVVTEDEARAELANEPYKLELIGLKGSGSADDAAGEGVSVEVGAGELTIYDNLRRDGSVAWKDLCRGPHLPSTRLIGNGFQLMRSAAAYWRGSEKNPQLQRVYGTAWPTKDELRAYTERLAEAERRDHRRIGAEMDLFSFNDQVGSALPLFHPKGGVIKRVMEDYVRQRHIEEGFSYVGTPHITKEELFFTSGHLPYYADTMFPALDLEEVGDHGRYRLKAMNCPMHNLIFSSRGRSYRELPIRLFEFGTVYRYEKSGVVQGLTRVRGLTQDDSHSYVTPEQAPDEVKHLLNFMLSVLTDFGLDDFYLELSTRDDSKPDKFVGTDEDWAKATAVLEKVAVESGLELVADPGGAAFYGPKISVQAKDAIGRTWQMGTVQYDFNQPKGFGLEYTAADGTKQQPVMIHSAKFGSIERFMGVLIEHYAGLFPAWLAPVQVLAVPVAEAFDDYLKDVVAELKARGIRAELDLSDDRFAKKIRNAAKEKVPFVLIAGGEDVEAGAVSFRYRDGRQDNGVPVAEAVERIVSAVRERSQV; via the coding sequence GTGTCAGACGTTCTCTCGTCACCCTTGTCCATCACTCTCGACGGAGAACGGACCACGGTGGAGACGGGGACGACCGGCCTGGACCTGTTCCAGGGCCGCCGTGACGTCGTCGTCCTGCGCGTGAACGGTCAGCTCAAGGACCTCGACACCGCCGTCGCCGAGGGCGACGAGGTCGAGGGCGTGACCATCGACTCGCCCGACGGCCTCGACGTGCTGCGCCACTCGGCCGCCCACGTCCTGGCCCAGGCAGTCCAGCAGGTCAACCCCGACGCCAAGCTCGGCATCGGCCCGCCCATCCGTGACGGCTTCTACTACGACTTCGACGTCGAGACCCCGTTCACCCCCGACGACCTCAAGGCCCTCGACAAGGCCATGGCCCGCATCGTCAAGGACGGCCAGACGTTCAGGCGTCGCGTCGTGACCGAGGACGAGGCGCGCGCCGAGCTCGCGAACGAGCCCTACAAGCTCGAGCTGATCGGCCTCAAGGGCTCCGGCTCGGCCGACGACGCAGCGGGGGAGGGCGTGTCGGTCGAGGTCGGCGCCGGCGAGCTCACCATCTACGACAACCTGCGTCGCGACGGCTCCGTGGCCTGGAAGGACCTGTGCCGCGGCCCGCACCTGCCCAGCACTCGCCTCATCGGCAACGGCTTCCAGCTCATGCGCAGCGCCGCGGCCTACTGGCGCGGCAGCGAGAAGAACCCCCAGCTCCAGCGCGTCTACGGCACGGCGTGGCCCACCAAGGACGAGCTGCGCGCCTACACCGAGCGCCTGGCCGAGGCCGAGCGCCGCGACCACCGTCGCATCGGTGCCGAGATGGACCTGTTCTCGTTCAACGACCAGGTCGGCTCGGCCCTGCCGCTGTTCCACCCCAAGGGCGGCGTGATCAAGCGGGTCATGGAGGACTACGTCCGCCAGCGCCACATCGAGGAGGGCTTCTCCTACGTCGGCACCCCGCACATCACCAAGGAAGAGCTCTTCTTCACCTCCGGCCACCTGCCGTACTACGCGGACACGATGTTCCCGGCGCTCGACCTCGAGGAGGTCGGCGACCACGGGCGCTATCGCCTCAAGGCGATGAACTGCCCCATGCACAACCTGATCTTCTCGAGCCGCGGGCGCTCGTACCGCGAGCTGCCGATCCGGTTGTTCGAGTTCGGCACCGTGTACCGGTACGAGAAGTCCGGCGTGGTCCAGGGCCTGACGCGTGTGCGCGGCCTGACCCAGGACGACTCGCACTCCTACGTCACGCCCGAGCAGGCTCCGGACGAGGTCAAGCACCTGCTGAACTTCATGCTGTCGGTGCTCACCGACTTCGGCCTCGACGACTTCTACCTGGAGCTGTCGACGCGGGACGACTCCAAGCCCGACAAGTTCGTCGGCACCGACGAGGACTGGGCCAAGGCCACCGCTGTGCTGGAGAAGGTCGCGGTCGAGTCGGGCCTCGAGCTCGTGGCGGACCCGGGCGGCGCTGCCTTCTACGGCCCCAAGATCTCGGTCCAGGCCAAGGACGCCATCGGCCGCACGTGGCAGATGGGCACGGTGCAGTACGACTTCAACCAGCCGAAGGGCTTCGGCCTGGAGTACACGGCGGCAGACGGCACCAAGCAGCAGCCGGTGATGATCCACTCGGCCAAGTTCGGCTCGATCGAGCGGTTCATGGGTGTGCTCATCGAGCACTATGCGGGGCTCTTCCCGGCCTGGCTGGCGCCTGTCCAGGTGCTCGCCGTCCCGGTGGCCGAGGCGTTCGACGACTACCTCAAGGACGTCGTCGCCGAGCTCAAGGCCCGCGGCATCCGCGCCGAGCTCGACCTTTCCGACGACCGGTTCGCCAAGAAGATCCGCAACGCGGCCAAGGAGAAGGTGCCGTTCGTGCTCATCGCCGGTGGCGAGGACGTCGAGGCCGGCGCGGTGTCGTTCCGGTACCGCGACGGGCGCCAGGACAACGGCGTGCCCGTGGCCGAGGCCGTCGAGCGGATCGTGTCTGCGGTCCGCGAGCGCAGCCAGGTCTGA
- a CDS encoding DUF1349 domain-containing protein: MTNISLPPLRWLSHEGAGQVADGAVTVTAPSGTDWTNDALGAAPQHAAPALVFDAPAELALAARVRVTTERTTFDAGALVLWADDAHWAKLCFEQAPNGQAMVVSTVTNEYTDDCNSWDVDDETVHLRVVRTGPAWAFHASRDGEAWEFVRLFRLYSDEPVRVGFLAQAPLGETCTAVFDRIVLDDTPPRDLRDGS, encoded by the coding sequence GTGACGAACATCTCTCTCCCCCCGCTGCGCTGGCTGTCCCACGAAGGCGCAGGTCAGGTCGCTGACGGCGCCGTGACCGTGACTGCCCCGTCGGGCACCGACTGGACGAACGACGCCCTGGGCGCCGCACCGCAGCACGCTGCCCCGGCGCTCGTGTTCGACGCCCCCGCCGAGCTCGCGCTGGCCGCCCGGGTCCGCGTGACGACCGAGCGCACGACGTTCGACGCGGGCGCCCTGGTGCTGTGGGCCGACGACGCGCACTGGGCCAAGCTCTGCTTCGAGCAGGCGCCGAACGGCCAGGCGATGGTCGTCTCGACCGTCACGAACGAGTACACCGACGACTGCAACTCCTGGGACGTCGACGACGAGACCGTGCACCTGCGGGTCGTGCGGACCGGCCCCGCGTGGGCGTTCCACGCCTCGCGCGACGGCGAGGCGTGGGAGTTCGTCCGCCTCTTCCGCCTCTACTCCGACGAGCCGGTCCGGGTGGGCTTCCTCGCGCAGGCGCCCCTGGGCGAGACGTGCACCGCGGTCTTCGACCGCATCGTGCTCGACGACACCCCGCCCCGCGACCTGCGCGACGGGAGCTGA
- a CDS encoding DMT family transporter codes for MSKQIGLLHVGVTVLAATAFVATWSSGFLVAAIATVEVSPLTLLVWRFVPLAGVLLVLGLATGAVREVGTAALRRQSVIGLFAQFGYCVFVYAAITAGVATGTVALIDAVQPLVVAVLVGPLLGLRVRGAQWAGLLVGAVGVLLVVRSQLEGSATQPAVYLLPVLAMSCLIVATFLQRRSDAHAGVLATLTIHVVVTAVALVVLAAATGTLTPPASTSFWLAAAFAAAVPTLAAYGLYWWLLRRVGITALNALLFLIAPATAAAGAVLLGERLTATTLAGFVLCAVGVTIVLTSESSAGSADVSRPRSRSAGSENDPSDDAGGWPTGRPARPAAQGSGG; via the coding sequence ATGAGTAAACAGATCGGTCTACTTCATGTCGGTGTGACGGTCCTGGCGGCTACCGCATTCGTGGCGACCTGGAGCTCCGGCTTCCTCGTCGCGGCGATCGCCACGGTCGAGGTCTCGCCGCTCACGCTGCTCGTCTGGCGGTTCGTCCCCCTGGCGGGCGTGCTGCTCGTCCTCGGGCTCGCCACCGGTGCGGTCCGCGAGGTGGGTACGGCAGCCCTGCGGCGTCAGTCCGTCATCGGCCTGTTCGCCCAGTTCGGCTACTGCGTCTTCGTCTACGCCGCGATAACGGCCGGCGTCGCGACGGGCACGGTCGCGCTGATCGACGCGGTGCAGCCGCTCGTGGTCGCGGTGCTCGTCGGCCCGCTGCTGGGGCTCCGGGTGCGCGGAGCCCAGTGGGCGGGGCTGCTCGTCGGCGCCGTCGGGGTTCTCCTGGTCGTGCGGTCGCAGCTCGAGGGTTCGGCCACGCAACCGGCGGTCTACCTGCTGCCCGTGCTCGCCATGTCCTGCCTCATCGTCGCCACCTTCCTCCAGCGACGATCTGACGCGCACGCAGGCGTCCTGGCGACGCTGACCATCCACGTCGTCGTGACGGCCGTGGCGCTCGTGGTTCTCGCCGCGGCGACGGGAACGCTCACGCCACCTGCCTCGACCTCCTTCTGGCTCGCGGCCGCGTTCGCGGCCGCCGTCCCGACGCTCGCCGCTTACGGTCTCTACTGGTGGCTGCTGCGCCGCGTGGGCATCACAGCGCTCAACGCGCTCCTCTTCCTCATCGCACCGGCGACGGCCGCCGCGGGCGCGGTGCTCCTGGGCGAGAGGCTCACGGCGACGACTCTCGCCGGCTTCGTGCTCTGTGCCGTGGGGGTCACGATCGTGCTGACCAGCGAGAGCTCCGCGGGGTCGGCGGACGTGTCGAGGCCACGGTCACGGTCCGCAGGCTCGGAGAACGACCCCTCGGACGATGCAGGCGGCTGGCCCACGGGCCGACCGGCGCGACCCGCAGCGCAAGGATCAGGCGGTTGA
- a CDS encoding DinB family protein, producing the protein MASARITATDDKAILQRSLQAARDALLWKVEGLDERSARWPWTPTGTNLLGLVKHAAGVEVGYFGQAFGRGWPRPDELPWIDDDAEDDADMWATADEPVAAVVDLYRRVWAFSDETIATRDLHAVGRVPWWPAERAEVTLLQVMVHVTGDLARHAGHADVLRELTDGSAGLRADNDNLSPRSAADRSRHVDRLRAVADEAQRRADASGRGGGEPTAPRA; encoded by the coding sequence ATGGCGAGCGCGCGCATCACGGCCACCGACGACAAGGCGATCCTGCAGCGGTCTCTGCAGGCCGCGCGCGACGCGCTGCTCTGGAAGGTCGAGGGGCTCGACGAGCGCTCGGCCCGCTGGCCGTGGACCCCCACGGGGACGAACCTGCTCGGGCTGGTCAAGCACGCGGCCGGGGTCGAGGTCGGCTACTTCGGTCAGGCCTTCGGGCGTGGATGGCCGAGACCGGACGAGCTGCCCTGGATCGACGACGACGCCGAGGACGACGCCGACATGTGGGCCACCGCCGACGAGCCGGTCGCGGCGGTCGTGGACCTCTACCGCCGGGTGTGGGCGTTCTCCGACGAGACGATCGCGACGCGCGACCTCCACGCCGTCGGACGGGTCCCCTGGTGGCCTGCCGAGCGTGCCGAGGTCACTCTCCTCCAGGTCATGGTTCACGTCACGGGCGACCTGGCACGTCACGCGGGCCACGCGGACGTGCTGCGCGAGCTGACCGACGGGAGCGCGGGGCTCAGGGCGGACAACGACAACCTGTCGCCGCGCTCGGCGGCCGACCGGTCGCGGCACGTCGACCGGCTGCGCGCGGTCGCGGACGAGGCCCAGCGACGCGCGGACGCGTCGGGCCGCGGGGGAGGGGAGCCGACGGCGCCGCGTGCGTGA
- a CDS encoding TetR/AcrR family transcriptional regulator, which translates to MPTPVPELAPLTPGARRVLDAASRLFYERSIHSVGVDAIAEAAGVTKKTLYDRFGSKEALVVAYLQHRDARWREHVEERLAMVPAPGVERVLTVFDAAVSWSAENSSKGCSAINARAEVGDGHDGHPVFPEVVRQKRWLLELFDELCREAGVRDPHATARALMLLYEGAIVTVGMETFAHPFERARGVARVLLESQPPLTEQACTP; encoded by the coding sequence GTGCCTACTCCTGTTCCCGAGCTCGCTCCGCTGACCCCCGGCGCTCGTCGCGTCCTCGACGCCGCATCGCGGCTCTTCTACGAGCGCAGCATCCATTCGGTCGGCGTCGACGCGATCGCCGAGGCCGCGGGCGTCACCAAGAAGACGCTGTACGACCGGTTCGGTTCCAAGGAGGCACTGGTGGTGGCGTATCTCCAGCACCGGGATGCGCGATGGCGGGAGCATGTCGAGGAGCGCCTGGCCATGGTTCCCGCACCGGGCGTCGAGCGAGTGCTGACGGTCTTCGACGCCGCGGTCTCCTGGTCCGCCGAGAACAGCTCCAAAGGGTGCAGCGCCATCAACGCACGGGCCGAGGTCGGCGACGGGCACGACGGTCACCCGGTGTTCCCCGAGGTGGTGCGCCAGAAGAGATGGCTGCTCGAGCTGTTCGACGAGCTGTGCCGGGAGGCCGGGGTGCGGGACCCTCACGCGACGGCGCGCGCCCTGATGCTGCTCTACGAAGGCGCCATCGTCACGGTCGGCATGGAGACGTTCGCGCATCCCTTCGAGAGGGCTCGGGGCGTGGCGCGCGTCCTGCTCGAGTCGCAACCACCGCTGACGGAGCAGGCCTGCACGCCGTAG
- a CDS encoding DUF2255 family protein, which yields MTERTTTAWTDDELDKVGGAEELQVSSLRADGSLRPFVTIWVVRVGDDIYVRSAYGRDNGWFRRALADPRGRIRAGGVEKDVAFVEPDGSVHPALDAAYHAKYDRYGPAIVGSVTGAGGAAATFRLDPLPS from the coding sequence ATGACCGAACGGACGACGACCGCCTGGACCGACGACGAGCTCGACAAGGTCGGCGGTGCCGAGGAGCTCCAGGTCTCCTCGCTGCGCGCCGACGGGAGCCTGCGCCCGTTCGTGACCATCTGGGTCGTGCGGGTGGGAGACGACATCTACGTCCGGTCGGCCTACGGCCGGGACAACGGCTGGTTCCGCCGTGCCCTCGCCGATCCGCGCGGTCGGATCCGGGCAGGAGGGGTCGAGAAGGACGTCGCGTTCGTGGAGCCCGACGGCTCGGTCCACCCGGCGCTCGACGCGGCCTACCACGCGAAGTACGACCGCTACGGGCCTGCGATCGTCGGTTCCGTGACCGGCGCCGGGGGCGCCGCGGCGACGTTCCGCCTGGACCCGCTGCCGTCCTGA
- the pdxS gene encoding pyridoxal 5'-phosphate synthase lyase subunit PdxS gives MSVENSGENSPQVTDVVGSAKVKRGMAEMLKGGVIMDVVTPEQAKIAEDAGAVAVMALERVPADIRAQGGVSRMSDPDMIDGIIAAVSIPVMAKARIGHFVEAQVLQALGVDYIDESEVLTPADYAHHIDKWAFDAPFVCGATNLGEALRRITEGAAMIRSKGEAGTGDVSNATTHMRTIRAEIRRLTSLPEDELFVAAKELQAPYELVKEVAATGKLPVVMFTAGGIATPADAAMMMQLGAEGVFVGSGIFKSGNPAQRAAAIVKATTFYDDPAVLADVSRGLGEAMVGLNVDEPARSIQFAERGW, from the coding sequence GTGTCCGTGGAGAATTCCGGCGAGAACAGCCCCCAGGTGACCGACGTCGTCGGCTCGGCCAAGGTCAAGCGCGGCATGGCCGAGATGCTCAAGGGCGGCGTCATCATGGACGTCGTCACCCCTGAGCAGGCGAAGATCGCCGAGGACGCCGGTGCGGTGGCCGTCATGGCGCTCGAGCGCGTCCCGGCGGACATCCGCGCCCAGGGCGGCGTCTCGCGCATGAGCGACCCCGACATGATCGACGGCATCATCGCGGCCGTCTCGATCCCCGTCATGGCCAAGGCCCGCATCGGCCACTTCGTCGAGGCGCAGGTGCTGCAGGCCCTGGGCGTCGACTACATCGACGAGTCCGAGGTCCTGACCCCGGCCGACTACGCCCACCACATCGACAAGTGGGCGTTCGACGCGCCGTTCGTGTGCGGGGCGACGAACCTGGGCGAGGCCCTGCGCCGTATCACCGAGGGCGCGGCCATGATCCGCTCCAAGGGCGAGGCCGGCACGGGCGACGTGTCCAACGCGACGACGCACATGCGCACGATCCGCGCCGAGATCCGCCGCCTGACGTCTCTGCCCGAGGACGAGCTGTTCGTCGCGGCCAAGGAGCTCCAGGCGCCGTACGAGCTCGTCAAGGAGGTCGCCGCGACGGGCAAGCTGCCCGTGGTCATGTTCACCGCGGGCGGCATCGCGACCCCGGCCGACGCCGCCATGATGATGCAGCTCGGCGCCGAGGGCGTGTTCGTCGGCTCCGGCATCTTCAAGTCCGGCAACCCCGCCCAGCGTGCGGCCGCGATCGTCAAGGCCACCACGTTCTACGACGACCCGGCCGTCCTCGCGGACGTCTCGCGCGGCCTGGGCGAGGCCATGGTCGGCCTCAACGTCGACGAACCCGCGCGATCGATCCAGTTCGCCGAGCGCGGCTGGTGA
- the pgsA gene encoding phosphatidylinositol phosphate synthase encodes MFGRLRAVVTRLFTPIAAFLLRVGVSPDAVTIVGTLGVVASALWLFPTGHLFAGTMAIMVFAFSDALDGVMARLSGRSGPWGAFLDSTLDRLADAAIFTGLIVWFVRTENTWGITVGLACLVLGSVVPYARARAEGLGMTAAVGIAERADRLVVTLVAAGLVGLGLPVAVLVVVLGLLAAASAVTVVQRMATVRRQAVAAGAAPSGGAAASEGGA; translated from the coding sequence ATGTTCGGTCGGCTGCGCGCCGTCGTGACGAGGTTGTTCACGCCGATCGCGGCGTTCCTGCTGCGTGTCGGGGTGTCCCCGGACGCGGTCACGATCGTGGGGACGCTCGGGGTCGTGGCGTCCGCGCTGTGGCTGTTCCCGACAGGGCACCTGTTCGCGGGGACCATGGCGATCATGGTCTTCGCGTTCTCGGACGCGCTCGACGGTGTGATGGCGCGGCTGTCGGGGCGCTCTGGGCCGTGGGGCGCGTTCCTGGACTCGACGCTGGACCGCCTGGCGGACGCCGCGATCTTCACGGGCCTGATCGTGTGGTTCGTGCGCACGGAGAACACGTGGGGCATCACGGTGGGGCTCGCCTGCCTGGTGCTCGGGTCGGTGGTCCCGTACGCGCGAGCCCGGGCCGAGGGGCTCGGCATGACGGCCGCGGTCGGCATCGCGGAACGGGCCGACCGGCTGGTCGTGACGCTCGTCGCGGCGGGGCTCGTGGGTCTGGGGCTGCCGGTGGCGGTGCTGGTCGTGGTGCTGGGGCTGCTCGCGGCCGCGAGCGCCGTGACGGTCGTGCAGCGCATGGCGACGGTGCGTCGTCAGGCGGTCGCGGCGGGGGCTGCGCCGTCGGGCGGGGCTGCGGCGTCCGAGGGTGGTGCCTGA
- a CDS encoding phosphatidylinositol mannoside acyltransferase — MGVSADKAFTFAWRNAHKVPEPLLRGLFTAIADVAWATRKGGVPQLERNLARVRPDLDARGLRRLSRAGMRSYMRYYREAFTLPAASPAQIEARVRLEGYENCQRFTSQGVTPVLALGHMGNWDLAGAYATPHIAPVLTVAERLKPEELFQEFLAFRNSLGIEILALGDGDVFRELMRGARGPGKLIPLLADRDLTSRGVEVDLFGERARVAAGPAALAVSTGAPLLTASIRYERLTGVRRRAAGTPWGIVIRFFPPVTVPDGVPRSERVAAVTQAWVDQLAEGVAADPEDWHMLQKVFVADLDPDRYARTRAKDAQGSTGGGAVGSA, encoded by the coding sequence GTGGGGGTGAGTGCTGACAAGGCGTTCACGTTCGCGTGGCGCAACGCGCACAAGGTGCCGGAGCCGCTGCTGCGGGGGTTGTTCACGGCGATCGCGGACGTGGCGTGGGCGACGCGCAAGGGGGGCGTGCCGCAGCTGGAGAGGAATCTGGCGCGGGTCCGTCCGGACCTGGACGCGCGGGGCCTGCGCCGGCTGAGCCGGGCGGGCATGCGCTCGTACATGCGGTACTACCGCGAGGCGTTCACGTTGCCGGCGGCGTCTCCTGCGCAGATCGAGGCGCGGGTGCGGTTGGAGGGGTACGAGAACTGCCAGCGGTTCACGTCGCAGGGGGTGACCCCGGTGCTGGCGCTGGGGCACATGGGCAACTGGGACCTGGCGGGGGCGTACGCGACGCCGCACATCGCTCCGGTGCTGACGGTCGCGGAGCGGCTCAAGCCCGAGGAGCTGTTCCAGGAGTTCCTGGCGTTCCGTAACTCGTTGGGGATCGAGATCCTGGCGTTGGGGGACGGGGACGTGTTCCGTGAGCTGATGCGCGGTGCGCGGGGGCCGGGCAAGCTCATCCCGTTGCTCGCCGACCGTGACCTGACGTCGCGGGGCGTGGAGGTGGACCTGTTCGGTGAGCGGGCCCGGGTGGCGGCGGGACCGGCCGCGCTGGCGGTCTCGACGGGGGCGCCGTTGTTGACGGCCTCGATCCGGTACGAGCGGTTGACGGGGGTGCGTCGTCGGGCGGCGGGGACCCCGTGGGGGATCGTGATCCGGTTCTTCCCGCCGGTCACGGTGCCGGACGGTGTGCCGCGCAGCGAGCGGGTGGCGGCGGTGACGCAGGCGTGGGTGGACCAGCTGGCGGAGGGCGTCGCCGCGGACCCGGAGGACTGGCACATGCTGCAGAAGGTGTTCGTGGCGGACCTGGACCCGGACCGGTACGCCCGGACGCGGGCGAAGGACGCGCAGGGTTCGACTGGTGGAGGGGCGGTGGGCTCGGCATGA
- a CDS encoding glycosyltransferase family 4 protein has product MKVGIVCPYSFDVPGGVQFHIRDLAEALMAQGHEVSVLAPADEDTPIPDYITSAGRAVPVKYNGSVARMTFGPVTAARVRRWLDAGQFDVLHLHEPVTPSLSMLALWIAQGPIVATFHTALIRSRALQVVYPLVRQSLEKISARIAVSEDARRTLVEHMGGDAVVIPNGVYVDTFAAAEPSARWQGTPDAPTIAFLGRLDEPRKGLPVLTAAIPRILEQVPGARFLVAGRGDQGRADALEALGEAASAVEFLGSISDEEKASLLSSVDLYVAPQTGGESFGIVLVEAMSAGACVVASDLGAFRRVLDEGEAGALFPVGDSAALAETVVRVLADPAGRERYCERAISFVRRFDWSTVTAEVLAVYEMALAASDAVIPVHEDPASLRGGRRLGLWPRAEQERNPS; this is encoded by the coding sequence CTGAAGGTCGGGATCGTGTGCCCGTACTCGTTCGACGTCCCGGGCGGTGTGCAGTTCCACATCCGGGACCTGGCGGAGGCGCTCATGGCGCAGGGTCACGAGGTGTCGGTGCTGGCGCCGGCGGACGAGGACACTCCCATCCCGGACTACATCACGTCCGCGGGGCGTGCGGTGCCGGTGAAGTACAACGGTTCGGTGGCGCGCATGACGTTCGGCCCGGTCACCGCAGCGCGCGTGCGCCGCTGGTTGGACGCGGGCCAGTTCGACGTGCTGCACCTGCACGAGCCGGTGACGCCGTCCCTGAGCATGCTGGCGCTGTGGATCGCGCAGGGGCCGATCGTGGCGACGTTCCACACGGCCCTGATCCGGTCGCGGGCGCTGCAGGTGGTGTACCCGCTGGTGCGGCAGAGCCTGGAGAAGATCTCGGCGCGCATCGCGGTCTCGGAGGACGCTCGGCGCACCCTCGTGGAGCACATGGGTGGTGACGCGGTCGTGATCCCGAACGGGGTGTACGTCGACACGTTCGCCGCCGCGGAGCCGTCGGCGAGGTGGCAGGGGACGCCGGACGCGCCGACGATCGCGTTCCTGGGGCGACTGGACGAGCCGCGCAAGGGCCTTCCGGTCCTGACGGCCGCGATCCCGCGCATCCTGGAGCAGGTCCCGGGGGCGCGCTTCCTGGTCGCGGGTCGCGGGGACCAGGGGCGTGCCGACGCCCTGGAGGCGCTGGGCGAGGCCGCGAGCGCCGTGGAGTTCCTGGGGTCGATCTCGGACGAGGAGAAGGCGTCGCTGCTGTCGTCGGTGGACCTGTACGTCGCTCCGCAGACGGGCGGTGAGAGCTTCGGGATCGTGCTGGTGGAGGCGATGAGCGCGGGGGCGTGCGTGGTGGCTTCGGACCTGGGGGCGTTCCGCCGGGTCCTGGACGAGGGGGAGGCGGGGGCGTTGTTCCCGGTGGGGGACTCGGCCGCGCTGGCGGAGACGGTGGTGCGGGTCCTGGCGGACCCTGCGGGCCGGGAGCGGTACTGCGAGCGGGCGATCTCGTTCGTGCGCAGGTTCGACTGGTCGACGGTGACGGCCGAGGTGCTCGCGGTGTACGAGATGGCGTTGGCGGCCTCGGACGCCGTGATCCCGGTGCACGAGGACCCGGCGTCGTTGCGTGGCGGCCGCCGGTTGGGGTTGTGGCCCCGCGCGGAGCAGGAGAGGAACCCGTCGTGA
- a CDS encoding HIT family protein has product MDRLWTPHRMVYIGGQDKPVDDRSSSCPFCRVPALSDEDGLVVARGTWCFVVLNLYPYNPGHLMVCPYRHVSDYTELTPEETDELARLTQQAMRVTRAVSGPDGFNLGMNQGAVAGAGIAAHLHQHVVPRWSGDANFLPIVAHTKAVPELLGDTRARLAAAWDDVGPAGPEAADENDVAPVAPTSEES; this is encoded by the coding sequence ATGGACCGGTTGTGGACGCCGCACCGGATGGTCTACATCGGTGGGCAGGACAAGCCGGTCGACGACCGGTCGTCGTCGTGCCCGTTCTGCCGGGTCCCTGCGCTGTCCGACGAGGACGGGTTGGTCGTCGCGCGGGGCACGTGGTGCTTCGTGGTGCTCAACCTGTACCCGTACAACCCGGGGCACCTGATGGTGTGCCCGTACCGGCACGTGTCGGACTACACGGAGCTCACGCCCGAGGAGACCGACGAGCTGGCGCGGCTGACGCAGCAGGCGATGCGGGTCACGCGTGCGGTGTCGGGTCCCGACGGTTTCAACCTGGGTATGAACCAGGGAGCGGTCGCGGGGGCCGGTATCGCGGCGCACCTGCACCAGCACGTGGTGCCGCGGTGGTCGGGGGACGCGAACTTCCTGCCGATCGTGGCGCACACCAAGGCCGTGCCCGAGCTCCTGGGGGACACCCGGGCACGGTTGGCGGCGGCGTGGGACGACGTAGGGCCTGCGGGCCCCGAGGCGGCCGACGAGAACGACGTGGCGCCGGTGGCGCCCACTTCCGAGGAGAGCTAG